The Haloarchaeobius sp. HME9146 DNA segment AGGGCGTGAACATCGTCCGTGACATCCCCCACGTCGGCGGGGGCGTCACCGGCGGCAGCCACGCAGAGATACTGTACGAGGACGTGCGAATCCCGGAGGAGAACCTACTCGGAACCGAGGACGCGGGCTTCAAACACGCCCAGCAGCGCCTCGGGCCGGCCCGCCTCACCCACTGCATGCGCTTCTCCGGGATGGCCCAACGCGCCCTCGACGTGACCACTGCGTACACCAGCGAGCGCGAGGCGTTCGGCTCACCGCTCGCGGAGAAGCAGGCGCTGCGGTACGACATCGCCGAGGCAGAGATTCAGCTCCACGCCGCCCGAACCATGATTCGCGACGCAGCCGACCGCATCTCCGCCGGCGACGAAGCCCGCATTCCGGTCGCGATGGCGAAGGTGTTCACCGCGAACACGGTCCAGGACATCATCGACCAGTGCGTCCAGTTCTGTGGCGGCAACGGCATCGGGAAGGACCTTCCCCTTGCAGACTTCTACGAGGACGTCCGCGCGTTCCGCATCATCGACGGGGCCGACGAGGTCCACAAGCGGGTCATCGCGCGCGAGGCGTTCTCGGACGTGGACGAGTCCGAACTCGACGTGCTGACGCGCTTCGGCGAACCGAACCGGTGAGTCGTCGGCTAGCCGCGTCGC contains these protein-coding regions:
- a CDS encoding acyl-CoA dehydrogenase family protein — its product is MEYTDSETARDLAARARAFVEEYVIPVEREHLGGPAVDEETIAALREKAREHDVYAPQMPEEYGGLGLDFRDVLPLFEEAGRSLLGPSAMRVAAPDEGNMHTLELVGTEEQKEEWLRPLVAGEIRSAFSMTEPHDGGGSDPKMIRTTAEKDGDEWVINGHKWWTTQGSEADVLIVMARTDLDAHPYEGTSLFLVPADTEGVNIVRDIPHVGGGVTGGSHAEILYEDVRIPEENLLGTEDAGFKHAQQRLGPARLTHCMRFSGMAQRALDVTTAYTSEREAFGSPLAEKQALRYDIAEAEIQLHAARTMIRDAADRISAGDEARIPVAMAKVFTANTVQDIIDQCVQFCGGNGIGKDLPLADFYEDVRAFRIIDGADEVHKRVIAREAFSDVDESELDVLTRFGEPNR